From Scatophagus argus isolate fScaArg1 chromosome 2, fScaArg1.pri, whole genome shotgun sequence, a single genomic window includes:
- the mxd4 gene encoding max dimerization protein 4 produces the protein MELNSLLILLEAAEYLERRDREAEHGYASVLPYSSDFSRKKTKASPISRKTQNNRSSHNELEKHRRAKLRLYLEQLKKLVPLGPDSTRHTTLSLLKRAKMHIKKLEEQDRKALNVKEQLQREHRYLKRRLEQLSVSGSVERIRTDSMGSTISTDSEQEVDIEGMEFTPVEADSVDSISDGEEEEEDHYSLQSSSSDTSYTATHSHRLQPHHC, from the exons ATGGAACTTAATTCTCTTTTAATTCTGCTGGAGGCTGCAGAGTACTTggaaagaagagacagag AGGCAGAACACGGTTATGCGTCTGTTTTACCGTACAGTAGCGACTTTTCCAGAAAGAAAACGAAAGCCTCGCCAATTTCcagaaaaactcaaaacaatAG ATCGTCACACAACGAGCTGGAGAAACACAG acgTGCCAAACTACGGCTGTACttggagcagctgaagaagctggTGCCTTTAGGTCCAGACAGCACGAGACACACCACACTGAGCTTGCTGAAAAGGGCCAAGATGCACATCAAG aagctggaggagcaggaCAGGAAGGCTTTGAACgtgaaggagcagctgcagagagagcacCGCTACCTCAAACGCCGCCTGGAGCAGCTTTCTGTGTCCGGATCTGTTGAGCGTATCCGCACTGACAGCATGGGCTCCACCATCTCCACCGACTCAGAGCAAG AGGTCGACATCGAGGGCATGGAGTTCACCCCCGTCGAAGCGGACAGTGTGGACAGCATCAGTGAcggcgaggaggaggaggaggaccacTACAGCCTCCAGAGCAGCTCCAGCGACACCAGCTACACGGCCACACATTCCCACAGACTGCAGCCGCACCACTGTTAA